The window AATCAGTAATCCAATTAGAACTATTTGGTATAACTGAATTTATTTCAAGAACGGCAATATAATTGTGTTAAGTGAATTAGTATCGGAACTGATCTATTATttggagacaaaaaaaaaagaatctacTTAATTACTGTGATGATGTTTATTAACACCCGGGTGCTTGGTTAGCTTTGATGAAATGgaaattattacagaatatttttaatcaaatattggaCATCTGTAACGTTTTGTTCAAAGATTTCGTTGTTTTGCTAAAACAGTTTCTGTtaatctagttttgtttttgtttttttcagcatcTACATCATCAGTACAACCGTATCGTTCTTCCTTTAATGTTAGGAACTTGAGAAATTGTTCTTTATTCACACTCACAAATAGCAGCAAAATTTTCGTTTATAGCAGCAGCATTTTCATTCTCTTCTGTATTTTGGCTTCTTGTATAAACTATCTTATACCTTTACTATACTGGAGATAggaaactattaataatttaaattcaaaacatgttTACTAACGTTACTTCCTTCACGAGtataataacagatatttttaattgaaGTACTTTATACCTTAATAATTGTTTTGGTTTAAGCAAAATTATCTACCGGTCTCGTTGTCggaatttatatttcttttcaacataaattatgttattttatgaaatgaaatattattattattagttgacACCTACTCATGAGTTTCAGCTCAACCGCCTGTTTGTTTAGCTCTCGAAAAATCTGGAAATTATGTAAAGGTTTGAAATAATTTGACCTTTACTTTCTTTTGACCTCTATATTATTTGacgttacttttaattttattttgtaacttattttgaaaattatatttttgttggcATTCCTTCTTATcaccataaaaaaaaatctgagatCCGATACTTAACTGGCATAATGAACATTGTGAAACGATTCAGTAAAACTCCGGTGACATTTTTTATTGTCAGAATGTCGATAATGTAACTGCGCAGCACTTGGAATACAAGAAGGTCTTGAAATAAAtaccaaaattgtaattaaaaattgTGTACAAACTGCAGTGATTTACCATAACAACATGAAGCTGACATGTACGTTTTCATTGATAACAAAAATGTTGTTCACAGCTAATTTAAATAATTGCCTCCCGACCTTGGTGGCTTGGCAGCACGTCTAAGACCTTATAGCACTAAATATCTAGTTTCGATGCTCACGATGGACATAAAatagatagcccagtgtgtagctgtGTGTTTAACAGCAAGCAATTATCAGCAAGATTAAAGCATTTTTAGCACTTTGGAATCGTGGGTagattataagagtgacagtcaaatccagctattaaatcagtaaataataatTCAAGAAATGATTTTAGATGGTGTTGAATGACTGGCTTCCTTTTGACTTCGAAACTCAGGACGGCTTTGTGCGTGTGATCGCATGTGATCACGTGTAGCTTTGATTCAAAACCTAGAAAACAAGCTACTGTGAAATCCTATTTTCATTTCCACGTGGTTTTAAATCCTACaagaattatacagaaaataaatagtGCACAGATGTTTTCAGAACACATGTTTACCCCTTGCTGTGCACACCAAGAAAGGAATAACCTTGATTTTTGTTATGAACAACACAGTGCTTCACATTCGACTTTGTGTGTGTTGCTTTTTTTCTCAGTGTTCTAGATTGACTATTTAAATTCAGAATGTCTCACGATCACTAATTTTACTGGGTCATGGTAACACCACCACatggtataaaaaaaaattgaggaaCAGTCCAAGTTGTCCACAAAACACGACAGTAACAACATGATCGTTAAGGTAAGGAACTGTATTTTCACGTtgacaattattaatattataaactactaGCCCGTAAACTAAAGTATTAGCTAAGTTTGGTGTATTATTCATATTGAACACTGGAtatacataacattattgttcACGCAGTATCTCGCATAactttattgttgaatattttttatacctGGCATaggataagaataaaaatataaatagaataaacataataaaacttggAATTctgattttttagtttttaataatattgcttGCTTATCTTTTGATCATTTTCTTGTATGACTAGACAGTTGcttttaaagcaaacaaaacagatgataacagtttatcattattgtatttattcataAGATTACGTATGTAAATACATATAGCTTTTCacgtaatatttttatgttttaatggaattattttTCAGATTGCCACCTTTTTCGCCTTGCTATTTGTCGTTCGTGGTGGTCTGTACCATGGTTTAGCAGGCGGTTCTAGTGTCAGTTCTCGCCGCCAGGATGTGAGTAATATTTTACTATCCTATAAAGTGACGTATTTTTTTGCCATaaagagtaataaaaatatatttaacgaaTGAAATTCAGCTAAAGGTAATAAGTTGAATTACATAACATATTTACCCACCAATGTTTAGTATAAGCACACATGAAATTTTAGGATAGCTAATTGATTTAACTCGATTCGAATGAAAATTAATGAAGGCAAATGTTTATCGATTGcttctaaattttttaaacacaattaaaaatattacaggaCTTTGGTAACTACGCCTTCATCTACGACATTGTTGACCCACTCAGGGCCACCAATGGCCGTAGGGAGGCTGGAGACGGATACGGAAACAAACAGTCTGACTGACATCGACGGTCGGGCCCGCAGAGTTGAGTAAGTTGCTGATGGTGCTCGTTTCCGTGCTGTGATAAAGACAAACGAACCAGGAACCGCCGCTAATGCTCCTGCTGCAGCCA of the Tachypleus tridentatus isolate NWPU-2018 chromosome 13, ASM421037v1, whole genome shotgun sequence genome contains:
- the LOC143238339 gene encoding adult-specific rigid cuticular protein 15.7-like is translated as MIVKIATFFALLFVVRGGLYHGLAGGSSVSSRRQDDFGNYAFIYDIVDPLRATNGRREAGDGYGNKQSD